The following proteins are co-located in the Theropithecus gelada isolate Dixy chromosome 19, Tgel_1.0, whole genome shotgun sequence genome:
- the SHISA7 gene encoding protein shisa-7, producing the protein MPALLLLVLLASSAGQAGARPSNATSAESAGPLPALLAHLRRLTGALTGGGGAASPGANSTRTGPASGAGAAARAPPPAELCHGYYDVMGQYDATFNCSTGSYRFCCGTCHYRFCCEHRHMRLAQASCSNYDTPRWATTPPPLAGGAGGAGGAGGGPGPGQAGWLEGGRTGGVGGRGGEGPGGSTAYVVCGVISFALAVGVGAKVAFSKASRAPRAHREINVPRALVDILRHQAGPGTRPDRARSSSLTPGIGGPDSMPPRTPKNLYNTVKTPNLDWRALPPPSPSLHYSTLSCSRSFHNLSHLPPSYEAAVKSELNRYSSLKRLAEKDLDEAYLKRRPVELPRGTLPLHALRRPGTGGGYRMEAWGGPEELGLAPAPNPRRVMSQEHLLGDGGRSRYEFTLPRARLVSQEHLLLSSPEALRQSREHLLSPPRSPALPPDPTARASLAASHSNLLLGPGGPPTPLRGLPPPSSLHAHHHHALHGSPQPAWMSDAGGGGGTLARRPPFQRQGTLEQLQFIPGHHLPQHLRTASKNEVTV; encoded by the exons ATGCCGGCCCTCCTGCTCCTCGTACTCCTGGCCTCTAGCGCCGGCCAGGCCGGGGCGCGCCCGTCCAACGCCACGAGCGCCGAGTCTGCGGGCCCGCTGCCAGCCCTGCTGGCGCACCTGCGGCGCCTGACCGGGGCGCTGACGGGCGGCGGGGGCGCAGCGAGCCCGGGCGCCAACAGCACGAGGACCGGCCCCGCGAGCGGAGCGGGCGCGGCGGCCCGGGCGCCCCCTCCCGCCGAGCTCTGCCACGGCTACTACGATGTCATGGGCCAGTACGACGCCACCTTCAACTGCAGCACCGGCTCCTACCGCTTCTGCTGCGGCACCTGCCACTACCGCTTCTGCTGCGAGCACCGTCACATGCGCCTGGCGCAGGCCTCCTGCTCCAACTACGACACGCCGCGCTGGGCCACTACGCCGCCGCCGCTAGCCGGGGGCGCCGGGGGCGCTGGGGGTGCGGGCGGGGGGCCAGGGCCCGGCCAGGCCGGGTGGTTGGAAGGGGGCCGGACGGGGGGTGTCGGGGGCCGCGGGGGCGAGGGCCCCGGTGGCAGCACAGCCTACGTCGTGTGCGGGGTCATCAGCTTCGCCCTGGCCGTGGGAGTCGGCGCCAAAGTGGCCTTCAGCAAGGCGTCCCGTGCGCCCCGGGCGCACCGGGAGATCAACGTGCCCAG AGCTCTGGTGGACATTCTGAGACATCAGGCGGGGCCTGGGACCCGCCCGGACCGGGCCCGAAGCAGCTCCCTGACCCCGGGGATCGGCGGTCCCGACAGCATGCCCCCCAGGACGCCCAAGAACCTCTACAACACCGTGAAGACCCCCAACCTCG ACTGGCGAGCCTTGCCGCCGCCCAGCCCCTCCTTGCACTACTCCACGCTGTCCTGCTCTCGGTCCTTCCACAACCTCTCGCATCTGCCCCCGTCCTACGAGGCTGCTGTGAAGTCCGAACTGAACCGCTACTCCTCCCTCAAGAGACTGG CCGAGAAGGATCTGGACGAGGCCTACCTGAAGCGCCGGCCCGTGGAGTTGCCCCGCGGCACGCTGCCCCTGCACGCGCTGCGGCGGCCGGGCACCGGGGGCGGCTACCGCATGGAGGCCTGGGGCGGCCCCGAGGAGCTGGGCCTGGCGCCCGCGCCCAACCCCCGGAGGGTCATGTCCCAGGAGCACCTGCTGGGCGATGGCGGCCGTTCGCGCTACGAGTTCACGCTGCCGCGGGCGCGCCTCGTGTCGCAGGAACACCTGCTGCTGTCCTCGCCCGAGGCCCTGCGCCAGAGTCGCGAGCACCTGCTGTCGCCCCCGCGCAGCCCCGCGCTGCCCCCCGACCCCACCGCCCGGGCCAGCCTGGCCGCCTCGCACTCCAACCTGCTGCTGGGGCCCGGGGGACCCCCAACACCGCTGCGCGGGCTGCCGCCGCCGTCCAGCCTGCacgcccaccaccaccacgccctgcacGGCTCGCCGCAGCCCGCCTGGATGTCCGACgccggcgggggcgggggcaCGCTGGCCCGCAGGCCGCCCTTCCAGCGCCAGGGCACGCTGGAGCAGCTGCAGTTCATCCCGGGCCACCACCTGCCCCAGCACCTGCGCACGGCCAGCAAGAACGAGGTGACTGTCTGA